Proteins encoded within one genomic window of Deinococcus metallilatus:
- a CDS encoding bifunctional DNA primase/polymerase, translating into MNLLEQAQRALEVGWNVIPVHPFKGPHTVMVETGHYTVNDEGRRVPAWRRFQQERVSPDLLREWFHPRRRVPGMAGVTGTVSRRVVIDLDGAAGWALLKEWGLTPSALSGGGSPHLYFPHPGWKVRTLASGSFKNPPFPGLDVRGDGGMIVLPPSVLANGRYQLLSEALLDPACLPEAVALWTGLTCPPPPELPELDPSKLRAGEDAPTLLREALNRASGARNNAGYWLARELKKAGYALEDARPVMMDYTDGVGQQDARGRHDPYTRRHALASLESAYRAPARPRLAHRSGTVTDPLDEARRVLPQLTLEERVQLARLIAATYARESEERAAGALRSLGLNPAAAREAAMQLQQGVSLPGTRRLILFLRRRR; encoded by the coding sequence ATGAACCTGCTGGAACAGGCCCAGCGTGCCCTGGAGGTGGGGTGGAACGTGATCCCGGTTCACCCGTTCAAGGGGCCGCACACCGTCATGGTCGAGACGGGGCACTACACCGTCAACGACGAGGGGAGGCGGGTGCCCGCCTGGCGGAGGTTCCAGCAAGAGCGGGTGAGCCCGGACCTGCTGCGCGAGTGGTTCCACCCCCGGCGCCGCGTCCCGGGCATGGCGGGCGTCACCGGAACGGTCAGCAGGCGGGTGGTGATCGACTTGGACGGAGCGGCGGGCTGGGCGCTCCTGAAGGAGTGGGGCCTGACCCCCAGCGCCCTCTCGGGGGGCGGGTCCCCGCACCTGTACTTCCCGCATCCGGGCTGGAAGGTCCGGACGCTCGCCAGCGGCAGCTTCAAGAACCCGCCGTTCCCCGGACTGGATGTCCGGGGGGACGGCGGGATGATCGTCCTGCCCCCGAGCGTTCTGGCCAACGGGAGGTACCAGCTCCTCAGCGAGGCGTTGCTCGACCCCGCGTGTCTGCCCGAGGCGGTAGCCCTGTGGACGGGCCTCACCTGCCCGCCCCCGCCGGAATTGCCGGAACTCGACCCGAGCAAGCTGAGGGCCGGCGAGGACGCGCCGACCCTGTTGCGGGAAGCGCTGAACCGGGCTTCCGGTGCGCGGAACAACGCCGGGTACTGGCTCGCCCGTGAACTGAAAAAGGCGGGATACGCCCTGGAGGACGCCCGGCCCGTGATGATGGACTACACCGACGGGGTCGGGCAGCAGGACGCACGCGGTCGACACGACCCCTACACTCGCCGGCACGCGCTCGCCAGCCTGGAGAGCGCCTACCGCGCGCCCGCGCGCCCGAGGCTGGCGCACAGAAGCGGGACGGTCACGGACCCACTCGACGAGGCCCGGCGCGTGCTGCCGCAGCTCACCCTGGAAGAGCGCGTCCAGCTCGCCCGGCTCATCGCGGCCACCTATGCCCGCGAAAGTGAGGAGCGCGCCGCGGGCGCCCTGCGAAGTCTGGGGCTGAATCCCGCTGCGGCCCGCGAGGCCGCCATGCAACTCCAGCAGGGCGTGAGTCTTCCGGGAACGCGACGCCTCATTCTGTTCTTGAGGAGAAGGAGATGA
- a CDS encoding replication initiator protein A: MLLSVGNSRVMLKERHDELNLARLNLVLAQNRTTLKGWRKELALDALGTMTVECTADLNDVVPHGIDNDVLLGLISAAVLQNTRPGGEIRISASELLKLSCLPDNARSYGEVQRALHRLKRSTFTITECWYDQGKRDWRTVDFNLVAKHWQADNTEKVEDIGRWQAKTLLVIRLDPELMQSIRSGYVRPLDSALLGRLKQPMSRSVYRALSMLRTNLAEGGAPPKEVQLPLLSWAEHLGLSHQMDGRNLPSLIERALIPAHEALMESGYLATVETEGRGRQKTFTYTFVEEEVRTADPEAAQLLSQYLSSKAALELAVQYSAAHVHQTLTRFEALMKTAYKGKVKNRQGLLVDMLRDPDKYPVEIAEKTSSARRPAPTPLPTPDEEDPTPVERKPESALMALGQRFEETGALRPLRDRAVKLYLDGRVSTLDLLQLRSLERPQIEGQISGWEQPTA, from the coding sequence ATGTTGCTCTCGGTGGGGAACTCACGCGTGATGCTCAAGGAGAGGCACGACGAGCTGAACCTCGCCCGTCTCAACCTGGTCCTGGCGCAGAACCGCACCACGCTCAAGGGCTGGCGCAAGGAACTCGCGCTCGACGCGCTGGGCACGATGACTGTCGAGTGCACGGCCGACCTCAACGACGTGGTGCCGCACGGGATCGACAACGATGTATTGCTGGGCCTGATCAGCGCCGCCGTGCTCCAGAACACGAGACCGGGCGGCGAGATCCGCATCAGCGCCAGCGAACTGCTGAAGCTGAGCTGTCTTCCGGACAACGCCAGGAGCTACGGCGAGGTGCAACGCGCCCTCCACCGGCTCAAGCGCAGCACCTTCACGATCACCGAGTGTTGGTACGACCAAGGCAAGCGCGACTGGCGGACAGTGGATTTCAACTTGGTCGCCAAGCACTGGCAGGCAGACAACACCGAAAAGGTCGAGGACATCGGCCGTTGGCAGGCGAAGACGCTGCTCGTCATTCGCCTCGACCCAGAGCTGATGCAGAGCATTCGCTCCGGGTACGTCCGACCCCTCGACAGCGCCCTGCTCGGCCGGCTCAAGCAGCCGATGAGCCGCAGTGTCTACCGGGCGCTCTCCATGCTCCGAACCAATCTCGCTGAGGGCGGCGCTCCGCCCAAGGAGGTGCAGCTTCCCCTGCTGAGCTGGGCCGAACACCTGGGACTGTCTCACCAGATGGACGGTCGGAACCTGCCCTCCCTCATCGAGCGCGCCCTGATTCCCGCCCACGAGGCGTTGATGGAAAGCGGCTACCTCGCGACCGTCGAGACCGAGGGGCGGGGGCGGCAAAAAACCTTCACGTACACCTTCGTTGAGGAAGAGGTGCGGACGGCCGATCCGGAGGCGGCCCAACTCTTGTCGCAGTATCTCAGCAGCAAGGCTGCCCTGGAATTGGCCGTGCAGTACAGCGCAGCGCACGTACATCAAACTCTGACGCGTTTCGAGGCCTTGATGAAGACCGCCTACAAGGGCAAGGTCAAGAACCGTCAGGGCCTCCTGGTGGATATGCTTCGCGACCCGGACAAGTACCCGGTGGAGATCGCGGAGAAAACGTCCAGTGCGCGGCGGCCTGCTCCTACCCCTCTGCCCACACCTGATGAGGAAGACCCGACTCCGGTGGAGAGGAAACCAGAGTCTGCGCTCATGGCCCTCGGGCAGAGGTTCGAGGAAACAGGAGCCCTGCGGCCCCTGCGTGACCGGGCGGTGAAGCTGTACCTGGATGGGCGCGTCAGCACCCTGGACCTTCTCCAACTGCGTTCCCTCGAAAGGCCCCAGATCGAAGGCCAGATCTCAGGTTGGGAGCAACCCACCGCCTGA
- a CDS encoding SLOG family protein, whose amino-acid sequence MDKTILLGDLTALRPSHPGATDFLTGKFVIAGTGHRPDKLGGFSLEALEALIEVARGYLLKLRPDVVITGMALGWDTALAAAALGLRIPYVAALPFPRQASRWPQLDQERHHGLLKRAALVVCVGSDDLADADIRSAMQWRNEFMVDHAHLILACSDGSAGGTAGCVKDAVEQGKPVVNTYRRWEEMTRPMQAEQVVTTATVHHPEFGSGVLRGKTEMKHGPCLIVDFEHCTAIVPEASVREQARAALEEDLQRIVHPKFGEGTVLQKVVTVLGEMTRVSFESGPRTLLTPAERPTSHPLRERAPNPPAFEIGQQVAHPIYGRGDILTVSSTALGEAATVAFPSSTQKLLMTSLQPV is encoded by the coding sequence ATGGACAAGACGATCCTGCTGGGCGACCTCACCGCCCTGCGTCCCAGCCACCCCGGCGCGACCGACTTCCTGACCGGGAAGTTCGTGATTGCCGGAACCGGACACCGGCCCGACAAACTCGGTGGGTTCAGCCTGGAGGCCCTCGAAGCGCTCATCGAGGTGGCCAGGGGTTACCTCCTTAAGCTCAGGCCCGACGTCGTCATCACGGGAATGGCGCTCGGCTGGGACACCGCCCTGGCGGCCGCCGCTCTCGGGCTGCGAATTCCCTACGTCGCCGCCCTGCCGTTCCCCCGCCAGGCCTCGCGCTGGCCGCAACTCGACCAGGAACGCCACCACGGTCTCCTGAAGCGTGCCGCGCTGGTGGTCTGTGTGGGTTCGGACGACCTGGCCGATGCGGACATCCGCTCGGCGATGCAGTGGCGCAACGAGTTCATGGTCGACCATGCTCACCTGATCCTCGCGTGTTCCGACGGCAGCGCCGGTGGCACCGCGGGCTGCGTCAAGGATGCCGTGGAGCAGGGCAAACCGGTCGTCAACACCTACCGAAGGTGGGAAGAGATGACACGCCCGATGCAGGCCGAGCAGGTCGTGACCACCGCGACGGTTCACCACCCCGAGTTCGGCAGCGGTGTTCTGCGCGGCAAGACCGAGATGAAGCACGGCCCGTGCCTCATCGTGGATTTCGAGCACTGCACTGCCATTGTCCCCGAGGCGAGCGTGCGTGAGCAGGCGAGGGCAGCCTTGGAAGAAGACCTTCAGAGGATCGTCCACCCGAAGTTCGGAGAAGGAACTGTTCTCCAGAAGGTTGTCACCGTGCTGGGTGAGATGACCCGGGTGTCTTTCGAGAGTGGCCCCCGGACGCTTCTGACCCCCGCGGAACGACCCACGAGCCACCCTCTCCGCGAGCGTGCGCCAAATCCTCCGGCCTTCGAGATCGGGCAGCAGGTGGCCCACCCCATCTACGGACGGGGTGACATCCTCACCGTCAGCTCGACCGCGCTGGGAGAAGCCGCGACCGTCGCTTTCCCGAGCAGCACCCAGAAACTCCTGATGACCAGCCTCCAGCCGGTCTAG
- a CDS encoding VirB4 family type IV secretion system protein, which produces MLSKVLTHFLNRPSPEAPVQKPARVSSAKVRKPARVARPVSGKSLIEQLPWAEPDDGAVFLRGGERLWFGFEIQPATAAQVDFARAQALSEGIRVMLNQAVPMGEGGRLIVERVPAPEAFVEYFLQGQRATTPDPLLHRIMEAEHEDLRGARLRGEITVTRFFLTFYVNVPKRPKDVPPTEAEYRAQMALVRRKRTNLLHRLEGLGLSPTVMSNREIKWLIWRYLNGNLAAAHPPAFTSQLDFRDFDPDDLKKDRSAATLTTRYQVAETEIGTDHPGYLTMGDRLIGAISIGKGGSGTGVHIIDHLLEALQNKHFYVMVDFEHLQQGTEKARLDTAVEELEGMVDSLVMRAGEGTSAKARKAREAIHEAEYRGKHFWRLGFTTVLYARTREELTEMLEKTRSEYSLMQGAHAIISNEQLRRTFFDVMPFSRQLTIHRVKGHCSNVADAFPKVSPWMGTLDPMIPLRNRHGGLTGLNPKKGGTNFGMMVIGQSGGGKSVWNMNLLLSMVPPGVRAFILDPKHDYEETTWSLRGQVISISATARLPDGRPVRINIFDPTPGEDQPGPEKTAFIIAVFRTLDLVPDRLHQAVLEAALQQFFLLKSRRVPDPEKVGEYREVYMGGRLRDFVQVLSTLSRIGSEGIHDKPHFLQIRDSLTALFQSYLAGQGGVLGEFLDGWTTVESGASCVTFDVSSMYNDPTLRALGILLIGEFMFQQAARTAGTKIGIFEELGVLAHIPELEQLVNRWFKTGRSLGMIPVGTSQDVKDFEKLGGLINNSAWVVMSALGAGELAGLQEVMHLSDKVAELAASLTLRPGVMGEYLVLQKVADNVHVGDVVQLWMSPEKLWTVTTQDEEKTRRQTYTQRLGGRTEAILQLAAEIRTRRKVA; this is translated from the coding sequence ATGCTCTCCAAGGTTCTGACCCATTTCCTGAACAGGCCCTCCCCAGAGGCGCCCGTCCAGAAGCCCGCCCGGGTGTCGTCCGCGAAGGTCAGAAAGCCTGCACGGGTTGCGCGGCCGGTCTCCGGCAAGAGCCTGATCGAGCAGTTGCCCTGGGCCGAGCCCGACGACGGTGCCGTGTTCCTGCGCGGGGGCGAGCGGCTGTGGTTCGGGTTCGAGATTCAGCCGGCGACCGCCGCGCAGGTGGACTTCGCCCGCGCGCAGGCTCTCTCCGAGGGCATCCGCGTGATGCTCAATCAGGCGGTCCCGATGGGCGAGGGCGGGCGCCTGATCGTCGAACGCGTGCCCGCTCCCGAGGCCTTTGTGGAGTACTTCCTCCAGGGGCAGCGGGCCACCACGCCCGACCCCCTGCTCCACCGGATCATGGAGGCCGAGCACGAGGACCTGCGGGGTGCTCGGCTGCGCGGGGAGATCACCGTCACCCGGTTCTTCCTGACCTTTTACGTCAACGTGCCGAAGCGTCCCAAGGACGTGCCACCCACCGAGGCCGAGTATCGCGCACAGATGGCCCTGGTTCGCCGGAAGCGCACCAACCTCCTGCACCGGCTGGAAGGGCTGGGCCTGAGCCCCACGGTGATGAGCAACCGCGAGATCAAGTGGCTGATCTGGAGGTACCTCAACGGGAACCTGGCCGCCGCCCATCCGCCGGCCTTCACCTCCCAACTGGACTTCCGTGACTTCGACCCGGACGATCTGAAAAAGGACCGCTCGGCCGCCACCCTGACCACCCGCTACCAGGTGGCGGAGACCGAGATCGGCACCGACCACCCCGGGTACCTCACGATGGGTGACCGACTGATCGGGGCCATCAGCATCGGCAAAGGCGGCAGCGGAACCGGAGTGCACATTATCGACCACTTGCTGGAAGCGCTGCAGAACAAGCACTTCTACGTGATGGTGGATTTCGAGCACCTCCAGCAGGGGACCGAGAAGGCCAGGCTCGACACCGCTGTGGAGGAACTCGAGGGTATGGTCGACAGCCTGGTCATGCGGGCCGGGGAGGGGACCAGCGCGAAGGCGCGCAAGGCGCGAGAGGCCATTCACGAGGCCGAGTACCGGGGAAAGCATTTCTGGCGCCTGGGCTTCACGACGGTGCTGTATGCCCGCACGCGCGAGGAACTCACGGAGATGCTGGAAAAGACCCGCAGCGAGTACTCGCTGATGCAGGGGGCGCACGCCATCATCAGCAATGAGCAGTTGCGGCGGACCTTTTTCGACGTGATGCCCTTCTCACGGCAGCTCACCATCCACCGCGTCAAGGGCCACTGTTCCAACGTTGCCGACGCCTTCCCCAAGGTCAGCCCCTGGATGGGGACCCTGGACCCCATGATTCCCCTGCGCAACCGCCACGGGGGGCTGACCGGACTGAACCCGAAAAAGGGCGGGACGAACTTCGGGATGATGGTGATCGGCCAGTCCGGCGGCGGCAAGAGCGTGTGGAACATGAACCTGCTGCTGAGCATGGTGCCCCCGGGCGTGCGGGCCTTCATCCTCGACCCCAAGCACGACTATGAGGAGACCACCTGGTCGTTGCGCGGGCAGGTAATTTCCATCAGCGCAACCGCCCGACTCCCCGACGGGCGCCCGGTGAGGATCAACATCTTCGACCCCACCCCCGGCGAGGACCAGCCCGGCCCGGAGAAGACGGCCTTCATCATCGCGGTGTTCCGCACCCTGGACCTGGTCCCGGACCGCCTGCATCAGGCGGTGTTGGAAGCCGCCCTGCAGCAGTTCTTCCTGCTCAAGTCACGCCGGGTTCCGGACCCGGAGAAGGTCGGCGAGTACCGCGAGGTGTACATGGGCGGCCGCCTGCGCGACTTCGTGCAGGTGTTGAGCACCCTCAGCCGCATCGGCTCCGAAGGCATTCACGACAAGCCGCACTTCCTCCAGATTCGCGACAGTCTCACCGCGTTGTTCCAGTCCTACCTCGCGGGGCAGGGCGGCGTCCTGGGCGAGTTTCTGGACGGCTGGACCACCGTGGAGTCGGGCGCTTCGTGCGTGACCTTCGACGTGTCCAGCATGTACAACGACCCCACCCTCCGGGCGCTGGGCATCCTGCTCATCGGCGAGTTCATGTTCCAGCAGGCGGCCCGCACCGCCGGAACGAAGATCGGCATCTTCGAGGAGTTGGGCGTGCTGGCCCACATCCCTGAACTGGAGCAGCTCGTGAACCGCTGGTTCAAGACCGGCCGCAGCCTGGGCATGATTCCGGTGGGCACCTCACAGGACGTGAAGGACTTCGAGAAATTGGGCGGCCTGATCAACAACAGCGCCTGGGTGGTGATGAGCGCCCTGGGCGCGGGCGAGCTCGCGGGGCTTCAGGAGGTCATGCATCTGTCGGACAAGGTCGCCGAACTCGCGGCCTCCTTGACGTTGCGGCCCGGCGTGATGGGCGAGTACCTCGTGCTGCAAAAAGTCGCCGACAACGTGCATGTCGGGGACGTGGTGCAGCTCTGGATGAGCCCGGAAAAGCTCTGGACGGTGACCACCCAGGACGAGGAGAAGACCAGGCGGCAGACGTACACCCAACGGCTCGGTGGACGCACCGAGGCCATCTTGCAACTCGCCGCAGAAATCCGGACCAGGAGGAAAGTCGCATGA
- a CDS encoding type IV secretory system conjugative DNA transfer family protein: MSHASAPAGTVQQSQGVRTFPVGWLLLFLATLLVPGSFAVHTAGQVSQVMVDKGWPAALHSQTFVLDCTLSQACNAAFQQGFARLFPLWSLAPPAVGLVIYGFKARPRTYPTKDPGLAWWAQADDQGLNQYRTHDPMRPENKLLGYLGHLLSVGREGKIEYRKTFPLYVRMAALAENVLVLGGVGAGKTRGYFRPLIMLAAHLGFTVIVFDLKYPQPDSGFFDMIGYWARRRRRVMMFTPFSLNTMRLPLLDSIEDYASALRMATTIMPPPEYGQEPGKHYRDRDRGVLAAFLLYLARSDTPNFRELLRMAQFTPNELKKWFEDQAAFDENSEVVLNLKGIFAQGNQEVASVLQGIKNALRIFYNPMVARATESLVGENIDVRAAFREPTLLYIGIQQEYMMEGDGVVLLQLVKRSIDRDLQREAAAQGGVLKRHAAYVLDEFPSFGQLPYMMRSLGVLRSYNVSHHIGVQNLAQLAVVYGDNYSKALTTNVIGRKIFFPLAVDDEEREIFSQYVGKTTVYDISEGDTRRRFLGTSLDETTRQSIGLRKIAVPLLAPEEFPHFRPMEAVIKVRGANPIRTFMPAIEDPFLDGPDIPRGIPNRLHELYRQVNPGRENMAHVTQQIIRSGVLGTATTPEEDFSAQQHERFRTWVNGVLESGARVRFSASDRERLYVRTADLPEALKEGRTLQGFYSRGWTGRADSDELRLKPEGLALLSRDLRLRLNKQATFGALDLWLEQNGSMVEGHEAREALGSDERPEVQAILEGERVYLRFLPCRDLFGAAPEVLSKRIGKSQYILIDRQDPSGFWNALQDARVKAHEQDAAPAGAEDTRPAPSQAVRKRPTSKPWTRDEEEARHPEGAQEADPQETRGSEAEGRRPGLRKTKKKRLVDRTWTNEEEETRGQEAEQEADRFPHETLGAEDEDGPSLWQTLEKHRAPKEF; the protein is encoded by the coding sequence TTGTCCCACGCGTCTGCCCCGGCGGGCACCGTTCAGCAGAGTCAGGGGGTCCGCACCTTCCCGGTCGGCTGGCTGCTGCTGTTTCTCGCCACGCTCCTCGTCCCCGGTTCCTTCGCCGTGCACACGGCAGGGCAGGTCTCCCAAGTGATGGTCGACAAAGGCTGGCCGGCGGCCCTGCACAGCCAGACGTTCGTGCTCGACTGCACCCTGAGCCAGGCCTGCAACGCGGCGTTCCAGCAGGGCTTCGCCCGCCTCTTCCCGCTGTGGTCGCTGGCGCCTCCCGCCGTGGGACTGGTCATCTACGGCTTCAAGGCCCGGCCGCGCACGTACCCTACCAAGGACCCCGGCCTCGCCTGGTGGGCCCAGGCCGACGATCAGGGCCTGAACCAGTACCGGACGCACGACCCGATGAGGCCGGAGAACAAGCTGCTCGGGTACCTCGGCCACCTGCTCAGCGTGGGCCGCGAGGGCAAGATCGAGTACCGCAAGACCTTCCCGCTGTACGTGCGCATGGCGGCGCTCGCCGAGAACGTCCTGGTGCTCGGGGGGGTGGGGGCGGGCAAGACCCGCGGCTACTTCAGACCGCTGATCATGCTGGCCGCCCACCTGGGCTTCACGGTGATCGTCTTCGACCTGAAATACCCACAGCCCGACTCGGGCTTCTTCGACATGATCGGGTACTGGGCCAGACGGCGCCGCAGGGTGATGATGTTCACCCCGTTCAGCCTCAACACGATGCGTCTGCCCCTGCTCGACAGCATCGAGGACTATGCCAGCGCCCTGAGAATGGCGACCACCATCATGCCACCGCCGGAGTACGGCCAGGAGCCCGGCAAGCACTACCGGGACCGGGACCGGGGGGTGCTCGCCGCCTTCCTGCTGTACCTCGCCAGGAGTGACACGCCCAACTTCCGTGAGTTGCTGCGCATGGCGCAGTTCACGCCGAACGAACTCAAGAAGTGGTTCGAGGACCAGGCCGCCTTCGACGAGAACAGCGAGGTGGTCCTCAACCTCAAGGGCATCTTCGCGCAGGGGAACCAGGAGGTCGCCTCGGTCCTGCAGGGCATCAAGAACGCCCTGCGCATCTTCTACAACCCGATGGTGGCGCGGGCGACCGAGAGCCTGGTGGGCGAGAACATCGACGTGCGCGCGGCCTTTCGGGAACCCACCCTGCTCTACATCGGCATCCAGCAGGAGTACATGATGGAGGGCGACGGCGTGGTGCTCCTCCAGCTCGTCAAGCGCTCCATCGACCGCGATCTCCAGCGCGAGGCGGCGGCCCAGGGCGGCGTCCTCAAAAGGCACGCCGCGTACGTCCTCGACGAGTTCCCTTCCTTTGGACAACTGCCGTACATGATGCGCTCGCTCGGCGTGCTGCGTTCCTACAACGTGTCGCACCACATCGGGGTGCAGAACCTCGCCCAGCTCGCCGTGGTCTACGGCGACAACTACAGCAAGGCCCTGACCACCAACGTGATCGGCCGCAAGATCTTTTTCCCGCTCGCGGTGGACGACGAGGAGCGCGAGATCTTCTCGCAGTACGTCGGCAAGACCACGGTGTACGACATCAGTGAGGGCGACACCCGTCGCCGCTTCCTGGGCACCTCCCTGGACGAGACCACCCGCCAGAGCATCGGGCTGCGCAAGATCGCGGTGCCGCTGCTCGCTCCCGAGGAATTCCCCCATTTCCGACCGATGGAGGCGGTCATCAAGGTCCGCGGAGCCAACCCCATTCGCACCTTCATGCCCGCCATCGAGGACCCCTTCCTCGACGGGCCGGACATTCCACGGGGCATCCCCAACCGGCTGCACGAGCTCTACCGGCAGGTCAACCCGGGGCGCGAGAACATGGCCCACGTCACCCAGCAGATCATCCGTTCCGGCGTGCTCGGCACGGCCACCACGCCGGAGGAGGACTTCAGCGCCCAGCAGCACGAACGCTTCCGGACCTGGGTGAACGGGGTGTTGGAGAGCGGCGCCCGGGTCCGCTTCAGCGCGAGTGACCGCGAGCGACTGTACGTCCGCACCGCGGACCTGCCGGAGGCCCTGAAGGAGGGGCGCACCCTGCAGGGCTTCTATTCCCGTGGCTGGACCGGCAGGGCGGACTCCGACGAGTTGCGCCTCAAGCCCGAGGGGCTGGCGCTGCTGAGCCGCGACCTGCGCCTGCGGCTGAACAAGCAGGCGACCTTCGGCGCCCTCGACCTGTGGCTGGAGCAGAACGGGTCTATGGTTGAAGGTCACGAGGCCCGCGAGGCGCTGGGGTCGGACGAACGCCCGGAGGTCCAGGCGATCCTGGAGGGCGAGCGGGTGTACCTGCGCTTCCTCCCGTGCCGCGACCTGTTCGGGGCGGCGCCGGAGGTGCTCAGCAAACGCATCGGCAAGAGTCAGTACATCCTGATTGACCGCCAGGACCCTTCGGGCTTCTGGAACGCACTGCAAGACGCCCGGGTGAAGGCCCACGAGCAGGACGCAGCTCCTGCTGGAGCGGAAGACACTCGCCCTGCACCAAGTCAGGCCGTGAGGAAGCGACCCACCAGCAAGCCCTGGACGAGGGACGAGGAGGAAGCTCGCCATCCTGAAGGCGCGCAGGAAGCGGACCCGCAGGAGACCCGGGGTTCCGAGGCCGAAGGCCGCCGACCGGGTCTGCGCAAGACCAAGAAGAAACGCCTGGTGGACAGGACCTGGACGAACGAGGAGGAAGAGACGCGCGGGCAGGAAGCCGAGCAGGAAGCCGACCGGTTCCCGCACGAGACCCTGGGGGCGGAAGACGAGGACGGCCCATCGTTGTGGCAGACCCTGGAGAAACACCGGGCTCCCAAAGAGTTCTAG